One part of the Lachnospiraceae bacterium JLR.KK002 genome encodes these proteins:
- a CDS encoding metalloregulator ArsR/SmtB family transcription factor has protein sequence MMETDAVKLFKCLADKSRLQILKSLIQEDMYVERLAERLGLTPATISFHLKKLEDVKAVTSYKEQYYTMYSIRQEVFMANILDIIKEESDEIQEQKQREEAYRRKVISAFFEYGRLKSIPAQRKKERICLEEIAGQFEPGRIYEEKEINELIARFHEDFCTIRRDMISEGIMARKGNTYWKK, from the coding sequence ATGATGGAAACCGATGCGGTAAAACTGTTTAAATGCCTGGCGGACAAGTCCCGGCTGCAGATTCTGAAATCCCTGATACAGGAAGACATGTACGTGGAGCGTCTGGCAGAGCGTCTCGGCCTTACCCCTGCGACGATTTCCTTTCATCTGAAAAAGCTGGAGGATGTGAAAGCAGTAACTTCTTACAAAGAGCAGTATTATACCATGTATTCCATCCGTCAGGAAGTGTTCATGGCCAATATTCTGGATATCATCAAAGAAGAATCGGACGAGATACAGGAACAGAAACAACGGGAGGAGGCTTACCGCAGGAAAGTAATTTCCGCATTTTTTGAATATGGCAGGCTGAAATCCATTCCTGCTCAGCGGAAAAAAGAACGGATTTGTCTGGAAGAAATTGCCGGGCAGTTTGAGCCCGGCAGAATATATGAAGAAAAGGAAATCAATGAGCTGATTGCCCGGTTCCACGAGGATTTCTGTACCATCCGCAGAGATATGATTTCCGAGGGAATTATGGCGCGGAAGGGAAATACCTACTGGAAAAAATGA
- a CDS encoding sirohydrochlorin cobaltochelatase, whose translation MKDTSAILLVSFGTSYADSRRKTIDKILERTAETFPDYKIYQAWTSKMILKILRERDNLIIPTIEEAMAGLQEDNIRTLIVQPTHFINGLENELMTELVRQHTSSELDVRFGAPLLSSTQDQQHVLQALFREFSWLPEEEALVFMGHGTTHYANSVYAALDYMMKDMGHRNFFMGTVESYPDLDTLIRQVARTNAKKVHLAPFMLVAGDHANRDMAGSEPDSWKSLFEAAGYEVECHLRGLGEYKAIQDIYLKHLQAAIEGQQPHFFQ comes from the coding sequence ATGAAAGACACCAGTGCTATTCTTCTGGTCAGTTTCGGCACCAGCTATGCGGACAGCAGAAGGAAAACAATTGATAAAATACTGGAAAGAACTGCAGAAACCTTTCCGGACTATAAGATTTATCAGGCATGGACCAGCAAAATGATTCTTAAAATCCTGAGAGAGCGGGATAATCTCATCATTCCCACCATTGAGGAAGCCATGGCCGGACTGCAGGAAGACAACATTCGGACACTGATTGTACAGCCCACCCATTTCATCAACGGACTGGAAAATGAGCTTATGACGGAACTGGTCCGGCAGCATACTTCTTCCGAGCTGGACGTCCGGTTCGGCGCTCCTCTGCTCAGCAGCACCCAGGACCAGCAGCACGTCCTTCAGGCACTGTTCCGGGAATTTTCCTGGCTGCCGGAGGAAGAAGCGCTGGTATTTATGGGACACGGCACCACCCATTACGCCAACTCCGTGTACGCCGCCCTGGATTACATGATGAAAGATATGGGGCACCGCAACTTTTTTATGGGAACAGTGGAGTCTTATCCCGATCTTGATACTTTAATCCGGCAGGTAGCCCGCACCAATGCAAAAAAAGTCCATCTTGCGCCTTTTATGCTGGTGGCAGGAGACCATGCCAACCGGGATATGGCCGGTTCAGAGCCGGATTCCTGGAAGTCCCTGTTTGAAGCCGCAGGATACGAGGTGGAATGCCATCTGCGGGGACTGGGAGAATATAAGGCTATTCAGGATATTTACCTGAAACACCTCCAGGCAGCAATTGAGGGACAGCAGCCTCATTTTTTCCAGTAG
- a CDS encoding SAM-dependent methyltransferase, whose product MIELHQLLEKYFNEQLVHAVISGPRRRESAARIVFRPVLIKNSLVFQASEYREQKVFHRNYSMEEAAAEIEKQITEYRQLALTSQQGQANVLVSKKGKITIKEKACPAGRMPGEQQGGCPDCIPGHKQTDLSHNRKKNYILDSERKVDFLVDLGVQTKEGKIIKSRYDKFRQINRFLEFIEDILPQLPQDREVTILDFGCGKSYLTFAMYHYLKELKGYQVHIIGLDLKRDVIETCSSLAEKYGYDGLEFQVGDIAGYEGVTQVDMVVTLHACDTATDYALDRAIRWGARVILSVPCCQHELNRQIRNDLLAPVLGYGLIRERMAALITDALRGQILESRGYQVQILEFIDMEHTPKNILIRAVKKGKAKDSRGYREVMEFLHAEPTLAVLQDGKGDKQNA is encoded by the coding sequence ATGATTGAATTGCACCAGTTACTGGAAAAATATTTTAACGAACAGCTTGTTCACGCGGTTATCAGCGGCCCCCGCCGCCGGGAAAGCGCCGCCAGAATCGTTTTCCGTCCGGTTCTGATAAAAAACAGCCTGGTATTCCAGGCCAGCGAATATCGGGAGCAGAAAGTCTTCCACAGGAATTATTCCATGGAGGAAGCAGCCGCAGAGATTGAGAAACAAATCACAGAATACCGCCAGCTTGCTCTGACTTCTCAGCAGGGACAGGCTAATGTGCTGGTGAGTAAAAAGGGAAAAATTACCATAAAGGAAAAAGCCTGTCCTGCCGGCAGAATGCCCGGAGAACAGCAGGGCGGCTGTCCGGACTGTATACCGGGACATAAACAGACGGATTTGTCCCATAACAGGAAGAAGAATTATATTCTGGATTCGGAGCGGAAAGTGGATTTCCTGGTGGATTTGGGCGTGCAGACAAAAGAAGGAAAGATTATTAAATCCAGATATGATAAATTTCGCCAGATTAACCGTTTTCTGGAGTTTATTGAAGATATACTGCCGCAGCTTCCCCAGGACCGGGAAGTGACCATCCTGGATTTTGGCTGCGGCAAATCCTATCTGACCTTTGCCATGTACCATTATCTGAAAGAATTAAAAGGATATCAGGTGCATATTATCGGACTGGATTTGAAACGAGATGTCATTGAGACATGCAGCAGCCTGGCGGAAAAATACGGATACGACGGACTGGAATTTCAGGTGGGGGATATTGCCGGTTATGAAGGAGTAACCCAGGTGGACATGGTAGTTACCCTCCATGCCTGCGACACAGCCACCGATTATGCGCTGGACCGGGCCATTCGCTGGGGCGCCAGGGTAATTCTGTCCGTACCCTGCTGCCAGCACGAGCTGAACCGCCAGATACGGAATGATTTACTGGCCCCGGTGCTGGGCTACGGCCTGATCAGAGAGCGGATGGCAGCATTGATTACCGACGCCCTCAGAGGGCAGATTCTGGAGAGCAGGGGCTATCAGGTGCAGATTCTGGAATTTATTGATATGGAGCATACGCCCAAAAATATCCTGATTCGCGCGGTGAAAAAAGGAAAGGCAAAAGACAGCAGGGGATACCGGGAAGTAATGGAATTTCTGCACGCAGAGCCCACACTGGCTGTACTGCAGGATGGAAAGGGAGACAAACAGAATGCGTAA
- a CDS encoding methyl-accepting chemotaxis protein encodes MEERVRKKYPYAKKEDQIKRANHFLTFGNMIFYFFILCLVWISCAQGERTTGFAGTITVIVMAVTGVSLFWNKRDPDGVNVRYLTFVGLFIVAFFMSLAFDDSFVRFMAAIPYIACILFFNRKFSAISCIACFMLNVGITVYKILIAHTYEGKAAQEQVWATVAIAVMLFLIYYTAQLAEKFNHDTRHSLTREQESQKKVMENVLEVAEEVRKGTEEVVQIVNELNASTEIVNGAMKDISDSNQSTAENIQTQTIQTRNIQDSIGTTLEHSENMVQVAKQSEALNSQSLEIMHHLKQQSDVIAGTNGEVAASMQKLQERTEAVKTITDTIFEISSQTNLLALNASIESARAGEAGRGFAVVADEIRQLAERTKEETESIASILNELSEDAQAAAGAVSRSVDAAQYQEKMIEQASESFDKMNGNVNILTEDIAQIDQMLGSLSEANNQIVENIMHLSATTQEVTASSVQAADLSVQNLDNAEHAKSLLGSVLEVSHQLDQYIS; translated from the coding sequence GTGGAAGAACGTGTAAGAAAAAAGTATCCATATGCGAAGAAGGAAGATCAGATTAAACGGGCAAATCATTTCCTGACCTTTGGTAATATGATTTTTTATTTCTTTATTCTGTGCCTTGTCTGGATTTCCTGTGCGCAGGGGGAACGGACCACGGGGTTTGCCGGAACCATTACCGTGATTGTGATGGCGGTTACAGGGGTTTCTCTGTTCTGGAATAAACGGGATCCTGACGGCGTCAATGTCCGTTATCTTACGTTTGTGGGACTCTTTATTGTGGCGTTTTTTATGTCCCTGGCATTTGATGATTCTTTTGTCCGGTTTATGGCTGCGATTCCATATATCGCCTGTATCCTGTTTTTTAACCGGAAATTTTCGGCTATATCCTGTATTGCATGTTTTATGCTGAATGTGGGAATTACGGTCTATAAAATTCTGATTGCGCATACTTATGAGGGAAAGGCAGCCCAGGAGCAGGTCTGGGCTACGGTTGCCATAGCGGTTATGCTGTTCCTGATTTATTATACGGCCCAGCTTGCGGAGAAATTTAACCATGACACCAGGCACAGCCTGACGCGGGAGCAGGAAAGCCAGAAAAAGGTAATGGAAAATGTACTGGAAGTGGCGGAAGAAGTGCGGAAAGGTACTGAAGAAGTGGTGCAGATTGTAAATGAACTGAACGCTTCCACAGAAATTGTAAACGGTGCCATGAAGGATATTTCCGACAGTAATCAGAGCACAGCGGAGAATATTCAGACCCAGACCATCCAGACCCGGAATATTCAGGATTCCATCGGAACCACGCTGGAGCATTCGGAAAATATGGTGCAGGTGGCAAAACAGTCAGAAGCATTAAACAGCCAGAGTCTGGAGATTATGCATCATCTGAAGCAGCAGTCTGATGTGATTGCAGGCACCAACGGCGAAGTGGCGGCGTCCATGCAGAAACTGCAGGAGCGCACCGAAGCGGTAAAAACCATTACGGATACTATTTTTGAAATTTCCAGCCAGACCAATCTGCTGGCTCTGAATGCGTCTATTGAAAGTGCCAGGGCGGGGGAAGCCGGCAGAGGATTTGCAGTGGTGGCAGATGAAATCCGCCAGCTTGCGGAGCGGACCAAAGAAGAAACGGAAAGCATAGCGTCTATCCTCAATGAGCTGTCAGAAGACGCCCAGGCCGCGGCAGGGGCAGTGTCCAGGTCTGTGGATGCAGCGCAGTACCAGGAGAAGATGATTGAACAGGCTTCCGAAAGTTTTGATAAAATGAATGGAAATGTAAATATTCTGACTGAGGATATTGCTCAGATAGACCAGATGCTGGGCAGTCTGTCAGAGGCAAATAACCAGATAGTGGAGAATATCATGCACCTTTCCGCCACCACGCAGGAAGTGACAGCTTCCTCCGTACAGGCGGCAGATTTGAGCGTGCAGAACCTGGACAATGCGGAACATGCCAAATCTCTGTTAGGCAGTGTATTGGAGGTATCCCACCAGCTGGATCAGTATATCAGTTAA
- a CDS encoding MATE family efflux transporter: MQNKTSTLLTEGSIWKKIIAFAIPIFLGNLFQQLYNTADSLIVGNFIGSDALAAVSSSGNLIFLMVGFFSGIAMGAGVVIARYYGARRAEEVSAAVHTLVAFGLAAGVFLTVAGVLITPQILTWMGTPETVFPNSVLYFRIYFAGSLGFVMYNVFVGILQSVGDSRHPLIYLIISSVTNIVLDLLFIAVLDMGVGAAGAATIISQFFSAFLCLVRLMRTKEEYRIELSKIRFDGRMMRQIISNGLPAGVQNSIIALANVVVQSNINVFGMTAVAGCGAYSKIEGFGFLPITCFALSLTTFISQNLGAREYERARKGARFGIFCSIITAEIVGICIYIFIPTLIQAFDSNPAVIRFGTTQARTVTLFYFLLAFSHCLAGIFRGAGKSIVPMVVMLLCWCVVRITYITVAVKLVPVIRTVFWAYPLTWSLSSVIFLIYFLKADWIHGFERQEQANA; encoded by the coding sequence ATGCAGAACAAAACATCTACGCTGCTGACAGAAGGGAGTATCTGGAAAAAGATTATCGCTTTTGCCATACCGATTTTTCTGGGCAACCTGTTTCAGCAGCTTTATAATACGGCAGATTCCCTGATTGTAGGAAATTTTATAGGCAGCGATGCCCTTGCGGCAGTCAGTTCCTCCGGGAACCTGATTTTTCTGATGGTAGGTTTTTTCAGCGGGATTGCCATGGGAGCAGGTGTGGTCATTGCCCGTTATTACGGAGCCAGGAGGGCAGAGGAAGTATCTGCGGCAGTCCATACGCTGGTGGCCTTTGGTCTGGCGGCGGGCGTGTTTCTGACGGTTGCAGGAGTTTTGATTACGCCTCAGATTCTGACGTGGATGGGGACGCCGGAAACGGTGTTCCCCAATTCCGTTTTGTATTTCAGAATTTATTTTGCAGGGTCTTTAGGGTTTGTCATGTACAATGTTTTTGTGGGAATTCTGCAGTCTGTGGGAGACAGCAGACATCCGCTGATTTATCTGATTATTTCTTCTGTTACCAATATTGTGCTGGATCTTCTGTTTATTGCGGTGCTGGACATGGGAGTGGGAGCTGCGGGAGCCGCTACCATTATTTCACAGTTTTTCAGTGCTTTTCTGTGCCTGGTACGGCTGATGAGGACAAAGGAAGAATACCGGATTGAACTGAGTAAAATCAGGTTTGACGGAAGGATGATGCGCCAGATTATTTCCAACGGACTTCCGGCAGGAGTACAGAATTCCATTATCGCGCTGGCCAATGTGGTGGTTCAGTCCAATATCAATGTTTTTGGCATGACTGCTGTGGCAGGTTGCGGCGCATATTCCAAGATTGAGGGCTTTGGCTTTCTGCCCATCACCTGTTTTGCCCTTTCGCTGACTACCTTTATCAGCCAGAATCTGGGAGCCAGAGAGTATGAGCGTGCCAGAAAGGGAGCCAGATTCGGGATTTTCTGCTCCATCATTACCGCGGAAATCGTGGGAATCTGTATTTATATTTTTATTCCCACACTGATTCAGGCTTTTGACAGCAATCCGGCAGTCATCCGGTTTGGCACCACTCAGGCCAGAACCGTAACGCTTTTTTATTTTCTGCTGGCATTTTCCCATTGCCTGGCGGGGATTTTCCGGGGCGCAGGGAAATCCATAGTGCCCATGGTGGTTATGCTGCTGTGCTGGTGTGTGGTTCGGATTACCTATATTACCGTTGCGGTGAAGCTGGTTCCGGTGATTCGTACGGTGTTCTGGGCCTATCCTCTGACCTGGAGCCTGAGCTCCGTTATATTTTTGATTTACTTTCTGAAAGCCGACTGGATTCATGGATTTGAGCGTCAGGAGCAGGCAAATGCCTGA
- a CDS encoding rubrerythrin family protein — MATDFKQSETMKNLMRAFAGESQARNRYTFAGGQAHQQGLYVIEKIFRFTADQEKEHAEVFYNQLKELAGETIEIDGTYPVDLSPNMTELLKMAQHNEYEEHDDVYQHFGDKAQEEGFGKAAAKFHKIAEIEKIHGDRFGEFARLLEANQLFVSKVETKWMCLNCGYVYEGTEAPMTCPVCDHEQGWFVRLELAPYCGPQGN, encoded by the coding sequence ATGGCAACAGATTTTAAGCAGAGTGAAACCATGAAAAATTTAATGCGCGCATTTGCCGGAGAAAGCCAGGCCAGAAACCGCTATACTTTTGCAGGCGGACAGGCACATCAGCAGGGGCTGTATGTGATTGAAAAAATATTCCGGTTTACTGCAGACCAGGAAAAGGAACATGCGGAAGTTTTCTACAATCAGTTGAAGGAACTGGCGGGAGAGACCATTGAAATTGACGGTACCTATCCCGTGGATTTAAGCCCTAATATGACGGAACTGCTGAAAATGGCCCAGCATAACGAGTATGAAGAACATGACGACGTGTATCAGCATTTTGGGGACAAAGCTCAGGAAGAAGGCTTTGGCAAAGCTGCTGCAAAATTCCACAAAATTGCGGAGATTGAGAAAATTCACGGAGACCGTTTCGGAGAATTTGCCAGATTGCTGGAGGCAAACCAGTTGTTTGTGTCCAAAGTGGAGACAAAATGGATGTGCCTGAACTGCGGCTATGTGTATGAAGGAACAGAAGCACCCATGACCTGTCCGGTATGCGACCATGAACAGGGCTGGTTTGTGCGGCTGGAGCTGGCTCCTTACTGCGGACCGCAGGGAAATTAA
- the tig gene encoding trigger factor yields the protein MKKRRYLAALLLLLGMAVFTGCGNSKKNQEDSASRKTEDEKTEESDDAGETAGEDVLDFKAEDYVKLGEYKGLNVKYPIPEVSGDDVEFSIQQLVEENTEYKEIKDRAAQEGDSVNIDFTGVIDGEAFDGGTGEDFDLVIGSGEFLEEFEKNLVDKNAGEAFTFPVTFPEDYNEMDTELNGKTAEFTVTINTISEVIVPEYNDEFVKKVSDYNTTAEYEEYLNADLMISAQEESDSAAGEDALVLAVENAKVEGYPQALYDFFYNETVEGYQFYASLMGMEYDEFLDEMGEGAVEEATEAQTNEYLVVQAIADQEGLAVTEDSYQEEAKALAEEYEYESVEEFEADYGKAGIITQIVREKVVNFLCENANLEEVSQEEYYQEEEEMMDEDTEDTEADGETPEPETEDETSENETNGETPEAETDGETPEPETDGE from the coding sequence ATGAAAAAAAGACGTTATCTGGCAGCGTTGCTGCTGTTATTGGGAATGGCAGTGTTTACCGGCTGCGGAAACAGCAAAAAGAATCAGGAAGACAGCGCTTCCAGGAAGACAGAAGATGAAAAAACAGAAGAATCAGACGACGCCGGAGAGACAGCCGGGGAAGATGTGCTGGATTTTAAAGCGGAAGATTATGTGAAACTGGGAGAGTATAAAGGGCTGAACGTGAAGTATCCCATACCGGAGGTGTCCGGGGATGATGTGGAATTTTCCATTCAGCAGCTGGTGGAAGAAAATACGGAGTATAAGGAAATCAAAGATCGGGCGGCTCAGGAAGGGGACAGCGTCAATATTGATTTTACCGGAGTGATAGACGGAGAAGCATTTGACGGCGGAACCGGAGAGGATTTTGATCTGGTCATAGGCTCCGGAGAATTCCTGGAAGAGTTTGAAAAAAATCTGGTTGATAAAAATGCCGGAGAAGCATTTACATTTCCGGTAACCTTTCCGGAGGATTACAATGAAATGGATACGGAGCTGAACGGGAAGACTGCGGAATTTACGGTGACCATCAATACAATCAGCGAAGTCATTGTTCCGGAATACAATGATGAGTTTGTGAAAAAAGTCTCAGATTATAATACCACAGCGGAATATGAGGAATACTTAAATGCAGATTTAATGATTTCTGCTCAGGAGGAATCTGATTCGGCGGCAGGTGAGGACGCCCTTGTACTGGCTGTGGAAAATGCAAAAGTGGAAGGCTATCCTCAGGCGCTGTATGATTTCTTTTATAATGAGACCGTGGAGGGCTACCAGTTTTATGCATCTCTGATGGGCATGGAATATGATGAATTTCTGGATGAAATGGGAGAAGGTGCAGTAGAAGAAGCAACCGAAGCTCAGACAAATGAGTATCTTGTGGTTCAGGCCATTGCGGACCAGGAAGGACTTGCAGTGACAGAAGACAGCTATCAGGAAGAAGCAAAAGCCCTGGCGGAAGAATATGAATATGAATCTGTGGAAGAATTTGAAGCGGATTATGGAAAAGCCGGCATTATTACGCAGATTGTGCGGGAAAAAGTGGTAAATTTCCTCTGTGAAAATGCAAACCTGGAAGAAGTTTCCCAGGAAGAATATTATCAGGAAGAGGAAGAAATGATGGACGAGGATACAGAAGACACTGAGGCGGACGGAGAGACACCGGAACCAGAAACAGAAGATGAAACTTCGGAAAATGAAACAAACGGAGAGACGCCGGAAGCGGAGACAGACGGAGAGACACCGGAACCAGAGACAGACGGGGAATAG
- a CDS encoding YitT family protein: MEQHKVKLALFEYTMITVAAILLVVGVHFFKFPNNFSFGGVTGMAVIFSAVTPLSAGTINFVINMALLVVGFVALGREFGIKTVYVSILISLGLSGLEKYFPMARPMTNEPVLELIFAIILPALSSAILFNIGASGGGTDIIAMVLKKHSTVNIGTALFLVDLMITVAACFIFDAQTGLFSFCGLMAKSLVIDTTIENINLCKYFTIVCDDPEPICDFIHEELVRSATIFQAEGTYTHNRKYVILTVMKRGQAVQLRNYIKWNQPDAFMMITNSSEIIGKGFRGLN, encoded by the coding sequence ATGGAACAACATAAGGTAAAGCTGGCGTTATTTGAATATACAATGATTACAGTCGCAGCAATTTTGCTGGTGGTGGGAGTGCATTTTTTTAAATTCCCCAATAATTTTTCTTTTGGCGGAGTCACCGGTATGGCGGTCATTTTCAGCGCAGTGACGCCCCTCAGTGCAGGCACCATAAATTTTGTCATCAATATGGCGCTGCTGGTGGTGGGCTTCGTCGCGCTGGGACGTGAATTCGGCATCAAGACCGTTTATGTGAGCATTCTGATTTCTCTGGGACTGAGCGGGCTGGAGAAATATTTTCCCATGGCACGCCCCATGACGAATGAGCCGGTACTGGAACTGATATTTGCCATTATCCTTCCGGCGTTAAGCTCCGCTATTTTATTTAATATCGGGGCCAGCGGCGGCGGTACGGACATTATAGCCATGGTGCTGAAAAAGCACAGTACCGTCAACATCGGGACAGCTCTGTTTCTGGTGGATTTGATGATTACCGTGGCAGCCTGCTTTATATTTGACGCCCAGACCGGCCTGTTTTCTTTCTGCGGACTGATGGCAAAATCCCTGGTAATTGATACCACCATTGAGAATATCAATCTGTGCAAGTATTTTACCATTGTCTGCGACGACCCGGAACCTATCTGCGATTTTATTCATGAAGAGCTTGTGCGGAGCGCCACGATTTTTCAGGCGGAGGGGACGTATACCCATAACAGAAAATATGTGATTCTGACAGTTATGAAAAGGGGCCAGGCGGTTCAGCTCAGAAATTATATTAAATGGAATCAGCCGGATGCATTTATGATGATTACCAACAGCAGTGAGATTATCGGGAAAGGCTTCCGGGGGCTGAACTGA
- a CDS encoding IS5 family transposase codes for MYKPINKLHHSFLDFNQPMGLHMNSDNRWIKLADRIPWDEFEVKYARLFPSGTGNVAKPFRMALGALIIQTKFQYSDRELVEQITENPYLQYFIGLPGYQEEAPFDASTLVLFRKRISAEMLMEVNEYLLAHKDDDNNTPPSSGNSGDNDALKEDTNKGTLTLDATCAPADIRYPQDISLLNEAREKLETIIYRFCKSYGLPLPRRYRRRARKDYLSFAKSKKHSAKKIRKALRKQLGYVARDIGYLEKFMSDGYAMTDKEISLYLTIITLYEQQKYMYDNKVHSVEHRIVSISQPWLRPIVRGKVKAPVEFGAKFDLSLDSEGYGRIEKISFEAYNESTCLIEAVERFKERTGYYPKRVLADQIYRTRENRSYCKEHGIRLSGPKLGRPSAAVKVDKKQEYQDNTDRIEVERTFSLSKRCYGMDCITTKLEETQLTSVALSVFVMNLFKIQRRILYALLYLIRFWCNWSRCKSWKLQIFA; via the coding sequence ATGTACAAACCTATTAACAAGTTACACCACTCGTTTCTCGATTTCAACCAGCCTATGGGACTCCACATGAACTCGGATAACCGCTGGATCAAACTGGCTGACCGAATCCCATGGGATGAATTTGAAGTAAAATATGCCAGACTGTTCCCGAGTGGTACGGGTAATGTTGCCAAGCCATTTCGGATGGCGTTAGGAGCCCTGATCATCCAGACCAAGTTCCAGTATTCTGATCGTGAACTCGTGGAACAGATCACAGAGAATCCATATCTGCAGTACTTTATCGGACTTCCCGGCTATCAGGAAGAAGCTCCGTTTGATGCAAGCACACTGGTTCTTTTTCGCAAACGCATTTCTGCTGAAATGCTGATGGAAGTAAATGAGTATCTTCTTGCTCACAAAGATGATGACAACAATACACCACCATCTTCCGGAAACTCCGGCGATAATGACGCTTTGAAAGAAGACACAAACAAAGGAACACTGACACTGGACGCAACCTGTGCACCGGCAGACATCCGTTATCCCCAGGATATTTCACTCCTGAACGAAGCAAGGGAGAAACTGGAAACCATCATTTACCGTTTTTGCAAATCCTATGGTCTTCCACTGCCAAGACGCTATAGAAGACGTGCCAGAAAAGATTATCTTTCATTTGCCAAAAGTAAAAAACATAGTGCAAAGAAAATCAGGAAGGCACTGCGCAAACAGCTTGGTTACGTTGCAAGAGACATCGGATATCTGGAAAAGTTCATGAGCGACGGATATGCGATGACAGATAAAGAAATTAGTTTGTATCTGACTATCATCACGCTGTACGAGCAGCAGAAGTACATGTACGATAACAAAGTACACTCAGTGGAACATCGTATCGTAAGCATCTCGCAGCCATGGCTTCGTCCTATTGTCAGGGGGAAAGTAAAAGCCCCAGTTGAATTTGGTGCAAAGTTTGATCTAAGCCTTGACAGTGAAGGATACGGACGCATCGAAAAAATATCGTTTGAAGCATATAACGAGAGCACCTGCCTGATTGAAGCGGTAGAACGCTTCAAGGAACGCACCGGTTATTATCCGAAACGTGTGCTGGCAGATCAGATATACCGGACCAGAGAAAACAGGAGTTATTGCAAAGAGCATGGGATCCGTCTGTCAGGACCAAAACTGGGCAGACCAAGTGCTGCAGTAAAAGTTGATAAAAAACAAGAGTATCAGGATAATACTGACAGAATCGAAGTGGAACGTACTTTTAGCTTAAGCAAACGCTGCTATGGCATGGACTGTATTACCACCAAGCTGGAGGAAACGCAGTTAACTTCTGTCGCATTATCTGTATTTGTGATGAATCTATTCAAGATTCAGAGGCGAATACTTTATGCTCTTTTGTATCTGATCCGATTTTGGTGTAACTGGAGCAGATGTAAGAGTTGGAAGTTGCAAATATTTGCTTAA